The Bos javanicus breed banteng chromosome 11, ARS-OSU_banteng_1.0, whole genome shotgun sequence genome includes a window with the following:
- the GTF3C2 gene encoding general transcription factor 3C polypeptide 2, whose protein sequence is MDTYGVGYMALEEAGPVGNMTVVDSPGQEVLNQLDVKASSETTSVEASIEMPLSTPFPGYEDSLDERRLLPEQESLSRLQQQDLSSEMSKVPKPRASKPGPKRGGRTRKGPKRPQQPNSPSAPRVPGLLDQSNPLSTPMPKKRGRKSKADLLLLKLSKGLDQPESPHPKMPPEDFETPPGERPRRRAAQVALLYLQELAEELSTALPTPVSCPEGPQVSSPTQPKIIQPQAACLRGEGDNTARDEDFVLQVEAEEAEESEAPSENSSDPEPAAPRSTARGSTQKQKPHVRGMAHNGLPNHIMAPVWKCLHLTKDIRDQKHSYWEFAEWIPLAWKWRLLSELEAAPYLPQEEKSPLFSVQREGLPEDGTLYRINRFSSITAHPERLDVSFFTGGPLWALDWCPVPEGSAASQYVALFSSPDMNETHSLSQLYSGPGLLQLWDLGTLQQESCLGNRAHFVYGIACDHGCIWDLKFCPSGAWELPGTPRKAPLLPRLGLLALACSDGKVLLFSLPHPEALLAQQPLDAVKPAIYKVHCVATLQVGSMQASEPSECGQCLSLAWMPTRPHHHLAAGYYNGMVVLWNLPTNSPLQRIRLSDGSLKLYPFQCFLAHDQAVRTLQWCKANSHFLASAGSDRKIKFWDLRRPYEPINSIKRFLSTELAWLLPYNGVTVAQDNCYASYGLCGIHYIDAGYLGFKAYFTAPRKGTVWSLSGSDWLGTIAAGDISGELIAAILPDMALNPTNVKRPLDRRFPIYKADLIPYQDSPEGQDHTSASSGAPNPPKARTYTETVNHHYLLFQDTDLRSFHGLPHREPMLRMQEGEGQTRLCLDRLQLEAIHKVRFSPNLDSYGWLVSGGQSGLVRIHFVRGLTCPLGHRMQLESRAHFSAMFQLASPSPGPGFPPTSHCLLPGP, encoded by the exons ATGGATACCTACGGGGTCGGCTATATGGCTCTGGAGGAGGCCGGCCCCGTGGGGAACATGACTGTGGTAGACTCTCCTGGACAAGAGGTGCTGAACCAGCTTGACgtcaaggcctcctcagaaacaACCAGTGTGGAGGCTTCCATAGAGATGCCATTATCTACCCCTTTCCCTGGATATGAGGATTCTCTGGATGAGAGGAGGCTCCTTCCAGAGCAGGAAAGCCTCTCCAGACTGCAACAGCAAG ATCTTTCTTCAGAGATGTCAAAGGTCCCAAAGCCTAGGGCCTCAAAGCCTGGCCCGAAGAGAGGTGGTAGGACACGGAAAGGCCCCAAAAGGCCCCAGCAGCCTAATTCTCCATCAGCCCCTCGGGTTCCTGGTCTCTTAGATCAATCCAACCCTCTGTCCACCCCCATGCCTAAGAAACGAGGTCGAAAGTCCAAGGCAGATCTGCTACTGCTGAAGTTGTCCAAAGGCCTAGATCAGCCAGAGTCTCCACATCCAAAGATGCCCCCTGAGGACTTTGAGACCCCTCCTGGGGAACGACCCCGCCGAAGGGCTGCCCAAGT GGCACTTCTGTATCTTCAGGAACTGGCGGAGGAGCTCTCAACAGCGCTGCCTACTCCAGTGTCCTGTCCTGAGGGCCCCCAGGTGAGCAGCCCTACCCAGCCGAAGATAATCCAGCCGCAGGCAGCCTGTCTCCGTGGAGAAGGGGATAACACCGCACGGGATGAAGACTTTGTTCTCCAGGTTGaggctgaagaagcagaagaaagcgAGGCCCCAAGTGAGAACTCTTCTGACCCCGAGCCTGCAGCGCCCCGAAGCACTGCCCGAGGATCTACTCAG AAGCAGAAGCCACACGTTCGGGGAATGGCTCACAATGGCTTACCAAATCACATCATGGCCCCTGTTTGGAAGTGCCTTCATCTCACCAAGGATAT CCGAGATCAGAAGCATTCATACTGGGAGTTTGCGGAATGGATTCCTTTAGCGTGGAAGTGGCGCTTGTTATCTGAACT TGAGGCAGCTCCCTACCTGCCCCAGGAGGAGAAGTCCCCGCTGTTTTCTGTACAACGTGAAGGACTTCCTGAAGATGGTACCCTCTACAGAATAAACAG ATTTAGCTCTATCACTGCACACCCAGAGCGCTTGGATGTGTCTTTCTTCACTGGGGGCCCACTCTGGGCTCTGGACTGGTGCCCAGTGCCAGAGGGGTCAGCAGCCTCGCAGTATGTGGCTCTTTTCTCCAGCCCTGACATGAATGAGACACACTCACTGAGCCAGCTGTATTCAGGCCCTGGGCTGCTCCAGCTCTGGGACCTTGGGACCTTGCAGCAAGAAAGCTG TCTTGGCAACAGAGCCCACTTTGTCTACGGGATAGCTTGTGACCACGGCTGCATCTGGGACCTCAAGTTCTGCCCCAGTGGAGCATGGGAACTTCCAGGCACCCCTCGGAAG gctcctctccTGCCCCGACTGGGTCTCCTGGCTCTTGCCTGCTCAGATGGGAAGGTGCTGCTGTTCAGCCTGCCCCATCCCGAggccctgctggctcagcagccCCTAG ATGCAGTGAAGCCTGCCATCTATAAG GTTCACTGTGTGGCAACCCTCCAGGTAGGGTCTATGCAAGCTTCAGAACCCTCTGAGTGTGGTCAGTGCCTTAGCCTGGCTTGGATGCCCACCCGGCCCCACCACCACCTGGCTGCTGGATATTACaatg GCATGGTGGTTTTATGGAACCTTCCCACGAACTCACCCCTGCAGCGGATACGGCTCTCTGATGGCTCCTTGAAGCTCTACCCGTTCCAGTGTTTCCTAGCCCATGACCAGGCTGTGCGTACTCTTCAGTGGTGCAAAGCTAACAG TCATTTCCTGGCCTCTGCAGGGAGTGACCGGAAAATCAAATTCTGGGACCTTCGACGACCTTATGAACCAATAAACTCTATCAAGCGCTTCTTGAGTACAGAGCTGGCCTGGCTGCTCCCCTACAATGGTGTCACTGTGGCTCAGGACAACTGCTATGCCTC ttatggactctgtggaatTCACTACATTGATGCTGGTTACCTTGGTTTCAAGGCCTATTTCACTGCTCCTCGAAAAGGCACTGTCTGG AGTCTTTCAGGATCTGACTGGCTCGGGACAATAGCTGCAGGAGATATATCTGGAGAGCTCATTGCAGCTATATTGCCTGATATGGCACTGAACCCAACAAATGTCAAGCGACCTTTAGATCGAAGATTC cCTATATATAAGGCAGATCTGATACCATATCAGGACAGTCCTGAAGGTCAAGACCACACTTCTGCTTCATCTGGGGCCCCAAACCCTCCCAAGGCTCGAACTTACACTGAAACGGTCAACCATCACTACTTGCTGTTTCAAGACACAGATTTG CGTTCGTTCCACGGTCTGCCCCACAGAGAACCGATGCTGCGCAtgcaggagggagaggggcaAACACGGCTCTGCCTGGACCGGCTGCAGCTGGAAGCTATTCATAAG gtaCGTTTCAGTCCAAACCTGGACTCTTACGGATGGCTGGTCTCTGGAGGGCAGTCGGGGCTGGTTCGGATCCATTTTGTCCGTGGACTCACCTGTCCACTGGGCCACCGTATGCAGCTTGAAAGCCGAGCCCATTTCAGTGCTATGTTCCAGCTGGCCTCCCCCTCTCCAgggcctggctttcctccaaCCAGCCATTGCCTTCTGCCCGGTC